Proteins encoded in a region of the Haloglomus salinum genome:
- a CDS encoding beta-CASP ribonuclease aCPSF1 — protein sequence MHEGTLSEYRTQLREELPADADLDDIRFEGPELVVYTSTPDVFARDDRLVGRLASTLQKRLTIRPTADARSTRSEAETIIRNALPEDAGLRDIEFHPETGEVLIEAEKPGLVIGRGGETKRQIASEAGWTVEVVRTPPMESDTVANVRNYLTRERADRREFLQRVGESIHTGSSDPEWVRISTLGCCREVGRASFVLSTANTRILIDCGDKPGAEGEVPYLQAPEAMPLTDIDAVVLTHAHLDHSALLPILFKYGYDGPIYLTEPTRDLMGLLQLDYLDVASKQGRSPPYDSLMVREALKRTIPVEYGDVTDIAPDVKLTLHNAGHILGSASAHFHVGDGFHNVVFSGDIHYTDTRLFNGADNDFPRSETLVMESTYGRRGDYSTDQEDAERKLVDIIGETLDGDGTVVIPAFAVGRSQEMLLVLADAMRTGDLPTVPVYLDGMIREATAIHTAYPEYLRDGLRERILYEDENPFLADQFQHVDGGSDQRQEIADGEPAIVLSTSGMVTGGPIFSWLDLLGTDPANTLVFVGYQAEGTMGRRIQQGRRDVRLPRYDGGESRVTLELQVEDVSGFSGHADRQGLENYVRTMSDRPERVLCVHGDETATNQFSSALYEEFGMATYQPRNLETFRCD from the coding sequence ATGCACGAAGGAACCCTCAGTGAGTACCGTACGCAGTTACGCGAGGAACTCCCCGCGGACGCAGACCTCGACGACATCCGGTTCGAAGGCCCGGAGCTGGTCGTCTACACCAGTACGCCGGACGTGTTCGCCAGGGACGACCGGCTCGTCGGTCGACTGGCCAGTACCCTCCAGAAACGCCTGACCATCCGGCCGACGGCGGACGCCCGCAGCACCCGGAGCGAGGCCGAGACCATCATCAGGAACGCCCTCCCCGAGGATGCTGGCCTGCGCGACATCGAGTTCCACCCCGAGACCGGCGAGGTGCTGATCGAGGCCGAGAAGCCGGGACTGGTCATCGGCCGTGGGGGTGAGACCAAACGCCAGATCGCCTCCGAGGCTGGCTGGACCGTCGAGGTCGTCCGGACCCCGCCGATGGAGTCCGATACCGTCGCGAACGTCCGGAACTACCTCACCCGTGAGCGGGCCGACCGCCGCGAGTTCCTCCAGCGCGTCGGCGAGAGCATCCACACCGGCTCGTCGGACCCGGAGTGGGTCCGCATCTCGACGCTGGGCTGCTGTCGGGAGGTCGGACGGGCCAGCTTCGTCCTCAGCACGGCCAACACGCGCATCCTCATCGACTGTGGCGACAAGCCCGGCGCCGAGGGCGAGGTCCCCTACCTCCAGGCGCCGGAGGCGATGCCGCTGACCGATATCGACGCGGTCGTGCTGACACACGCCCATCTGGACCACTCGGCGCTCCTCCCCATCCTGTTCAAGTACGGCTACGACGGACCGATCTACCTCACCGAGCCGACACGGGACCTGATGGGACTGCTCCAGCTCGACTACCTGGATGTCGCCTCCAAACAGGGCCGTTCGCCCCCCTACGACTCCCTGATGGTCCGGGAGGCGCTCAAGCGGACCATCCCCGTCGAGTACGGCGACGTGACCGACATCGCGCCGGACGTGAAGCTCACGCTGCACAACGCCGGTCACATCCTCGGGAGCGCGTCGGCACACTTCCACGTCGGCGACGGCTTCCACAACGTCGTCTTCTCCGGCGACATCCACTACACGGACACCCGGCTGTTCAACGGCGCCGACAACGACTTCCCCCGCTCGGAGACGCTGGTGATGGAGTCGACCTACGGCCGCCGGGGCGACTACTCGACCGACCAGGAGGACGCCGAGCGGAAGCTGGTCGATATCATCGGCGAGACGCTCGACGGGGACGGAACGGTCGTCATCCCGGCGTTCGCGGTCGGGCGCTCCCAGGAGATGCTGCTCGTCCTGGCCGACGCGATGCGAACCGGCGACCTCCCGACGGTGCCGGTCTACCTCGACGGGATGATTCGCGAGGCGACCGCCATCCACACCGCCTACCCCGAGTACCTGCGTGACGGGCTCCGCGAGCGCATCCTCTACGAGGACGAGAACCCGTTCCTGGCCGACCAGTTCCAGCACGTCGACGGTGGGTCGGACCAGCGCCAGGAGATCGCCGACGGCGAGCCCGCGATCGTCCTCTCGACCTCGGGGATGGTGACCGGCGGTCCCATCTTCTCCTGGCTCGACCTGCTCGGCACGGACCCGGCCAACACCCTCGTCTTCGTCGGCTACCAGGCCGAGGGCACGATGGGGCGACGCATCCAGCAGGGCCGACGCGACGTGCGACTCCCCCGCTACGACGGCGGGGAGTCCCGGGTCACCCTCGAACTCCAGGTCGAGGACGTCAGTGGGTTCTCGGGCCACGCCGACCGGCAGGGGCTGGAGAACTACGTCCGGACGATGTCCGACCGCCCGGAGCGGGTCCTCTGTGTCCACGGCGACGAGACGGCGACCAACCAGTTCTCCTCGGCGCTGTACGAGGAGTTCGGGATGGCGACCTACCAGCCGCGCAACCTCGAGACGTTCCGATGCGACTGA
- a CDS encoding universal stress protein — translation MYDTILVPTDGSEAATAALDHAAELAADHDAAVHLLYVTESPAIAPTPTAGDVLEELERHGEDVVDEAAERLRNLRVHTAVARGSPHRAILDYTKRNDIDLVVMGTHGRTGLSHALLGSVAERVVRLSPAPVLTVRHADAADDEEAA, via the coding sequence ATGTACGACACCATCCTGGTCCCGACCGACGGGAGCGAGGCGGCCACGGCCGCGCTGGACCACGCCGCCGAACTGGCTGCCGACCACGACGCCGCGGTCCACCTGCTGTACGTCACGGAGTCGCCCGCCATCGCGCCGACACCGACCGCCGGGGACGTACTCGAGGAACTCGAACGGCACGGCGAGGACGTCGTCGACGAGGCCGCCGAGCGGCTGCGGAACCTGCGTGTCCACACCGCCGTCGCCCGCGGGTCGCCACACCGGGCCATCCTCGACTACACGAAGCGGAACGACATCGACCTCGTCGTGATGGGGACCCACGGCCGGACGGGCCTCTCACACGCGCTGCTGGGGAGCGTCGCCGAGCGCGTGGTCCGGCTCTCGCCGGCGCCGGTGCTGACGGTCCGGCACGCCGACGCCGCGGACGACGAGGAGGCGGCGTGA
- a CDS encoding PHB depolymerase family esterase, protein MSEDHGDSAELPTTSPRPGPDALYGSNPTPPPLENGPGWEADPLLVCGAAAYDDGEYLYQDYVFDDHGADQRSVLSRAPQNTQSAYGSFSPATGDLFYPNDHHRYAFNCADLLEFRARVDADPDEGDEIVYRFTLNAMAEPDLTAVAVGIDTTASGGPVDGSSDWGYGLGDLGAPADHVLVTWGTGAELDGERLDDDRVSVDVERNQIEVRVPLDPGVETWRHYCVTGLWDPDGEQFKQPRENPTDDLPGGARPSSNPPPVFNVGFRFDEPLQEEELNLLGLSQAFRNVLVGGLPRLLTGTLSRVTPIPGLDSAVDEVTAALDGELPRTIGRGNWREYGQARALAERDISRFHTDLDFAKLRSGLDDSRVPKTGYLTLLYPSRYDYGRQGTDPYNDVFWGRLQPYGAYVPPEHDPDEPAPMTLMLHSLGCNYNEYSVFMPGLVESIAKEQDGIVLMPQARGPGRWYRKEGEVDVFEAWRDLETRYEIDRDQVTVSGYSMGGFGTQILSAKYPDLFARGFSVVAPPSEDPLEGPSSGLVQSPPLLTQGLLGGRGGGEFLTLFTTHQENAMELSDNLRHIPMLLWNGGIDELVPVLGPINYSRKLKEHGYRHQLDIFPAAGHLMLAVRDQWNRAPEFLARGHVKRGPTRVTYRRDPEFDEPALGLAHDKAYWVSDIRVRDQEEGGLVDAHSLAEGYDKAVSESFRETGSNPQTRITKGTKWVDFEHVHDEANELHIKLENVDAVTLWIEEAGLEPDEDLTLIVRSDGLAELMLAGSFGRETVEVVEGDTTIDLGPLVNPHPDDAGTAGQPGEAD, encoded by the coding sequence ATGTCCGAGGACCACGGCGACTCGGCCGAGTTGCCGACCACCTCACCGCGGCCGGGGCCGGACGCGCTGTACGGGTCGAACCCGACCCCGCCGCCGCTGGAGAACGGCCCCGGCTGGGAGGCCGACCCGCTACTCGTCTGTGGCGCCGCCGCGTACGACGACGGCGAGTACCTCTACCAGGATTACGTCTTCGACGACCACGGTGCCGACCAGCGCTCCGTGCTGTCGCGCGCGCCGCAGAACACCCAGAGCGCCTACGGGAGCTTCTCGCCGGCCACCGGCGACCTGTTCTACCCCAACGACCACCACCGCTACGCGTTCAACTGCGCGGACCTGCTGGAGTTCCGCGCCCGGGTCGACGCCGACCCGGACGAGGGCGACGAGATCGTCTACCGCTTCACGCTGAACGCGATGGCCGAACCCGACCTGACCGCCGTCGCGGTCGGCATCGACACGACGGCGTCGGGTGGCCCCGTCGACGGGTCGAGCGACTGGGGGTACGGCCTGGGCGACCTGGGCGCCCCCGCCGACCACGTCCTCGTGACGTGGGGCACCGGCGCCGAGCTGGACGGCGAGCGTCTCGACGACGACCGCGTCAGTGTCGACGTCGAGCGCAACCAGATCGAGGTCCGGGTCCCGCTGGACCCGGGCGTCGAGACCTGGCGCCACTACTGCGTGACGGGGCTGTGGGACCCCGACGGGGAGCAGTTCAAACAGCCCCGCGAGAACCCGACCGACGACCTGCCCGGTGGCGCCCGGCCCTCCTCGAATCCCCCGCCGGTGTTCAACGTGGGGTTCCGGTTCGACGAGCCGCTCCAGGAGGAGGAGCTGAACCTGCTGGGATTGAGCCAGGCGTTCCGGAACGTGCTGGTGGGTGGGCTCCCACGGCTCCTGACGGGAACGCTGAGCCGGGTGACCCCCATCCCGGGGCTGGACTCGGCGGTCGACGAGGTGACAGCCGCACTGGACGGCGAACTCCCGCGGACCATCGGCCGGGGGAACTGGCGCGAGTACGGCCAGGCCCGCGCCCTGGCCGAGCGGGACATCTCGCGGTTCCACACGGACCTTGACTTCGCCAAACTGCGCTCGGGGCTGGACGACAGCCGCGTCCCGAAGACGGGCTACCTGACGCTGCTGTACCCCTCCCGGTACGACTACGGCCGCCAGGGGACCGACCCCTACAACGACGTGTTCTGGGGCCGGCTCCAGCCGTACGGCGCGTACGTCCCGCCCGAGCACGACCCCGACGAACCAGCGCCGATGACGCTGATGCTGCACTCGCTGGGCTGTAACTACAACGAGTACAGCGTCTTCATGCCCGGGCTCGTCGAGAGCATCGCGAAAGAGCAGGACGGCATCGTCCTGATGCCACAGGCCCGGGGGCCGGGGCGCTGGTACCGCAAGGAGGGCGAGGTCGACGTGTTCGAGGCGTGGCGCGACCTCGAGACGCGCTACGAGATCGACCGCGACCAGGTGACGGTGTCGGGCTACTCGATGGGCGGGTTCGGCACGCAGATCCTCTCGGCGAAGTACCCCGACCTGTTCGCGCGGGGCTTCTCGGTCGTGGCGCCGCCCTCCGAGGACCCGCTGGAGGGGCCCTCGTCCGGGCTCGTCCAGTCGCCGCCGCTGTTGACCCAGGGCCTGCTCGGCGGACGGGGCGGCGGGGAGTTCCTCACCCTCTTTACCACCCACCAGGAGAACGCGATGGAGCTCTCGGACAACCTCCGGCACATCCCGATGTTGCTGTGGAACGGCGGCATCGACGAGCTGGTGCCGGTGCTGGGGCCCATCAACTACAGCCGGAAGCTCAAGGAACACGGCTACCGCCACCAGCTCGATATCTTCCCGGCGGCGGGCCACCTGATGCTCGCGGTCCGTGACCAGTGGAACCGGGCCCCCGAGTTCCTCGCCCGCGGCCACGTCAAGCGCGGTCCGACACGGGTCACCTACCGGCGCGACCCCGAGTTCGACGAGCCCGCGCTCGGCCTCGCCCACGACAAGGCCTACTGGGTGAGCGACATCCGCGTCCGCGACCAGGAGGAAGGCGGCCTCGTGGACGCCCATTCGCTGGCCGAGGGGTACGACAAGGCGGTCTCCGAGAGCTTCCGGGAGACCGGCAGCAACCCGCAGACCCGCATCACGAAGGGCACCAAGTGGGTCGACTTCGAGCACGTCCACGACGAGGCCAACGAGCTCCACATCAAGCTGGAGAACGTCGACGCCGTCACGCTGTGGATCGAGGAGGCCGGGCTGGAACCGGACGAGGACCTCACACTCATCGTCCGGAGCGACGGGCTCGCCGAGCTGATGCTCGCGGGCTCGTTCGGCCGGGAGACAGTCGAGGTGGTCGAGGGCGACACCACCATCGACCTCGGCCCGCTCGTGAACCCTCACCCCGACGACGCCGGTACGGCCGGGCAGCCCGGCGAAGCCGACTAG
- a CDS encoding prolyl oligopeptidase family serine peptidase encodes MTEHDVAQPATDGGTADADADADTGDGTAPEPAPAQDRRDDFVPEGMPRPGPDALYGENPTPPVLQNGPGWEAEPLLVSGTDAYADGEYLYQDYVFDDHGADVTPMYAEPPEGAKAVGGVYQQPTGDYYYPRDEDRYAYNAADLVEFRARPTDEGVAYRITLNTMRTEDAAAVAIGIDTSGEGAPERGTTDWGYGLGKLGAPVDHTLVTWGTGAELDGEPLSEERVVVDTDRNQIEVEVPLEPGTETWRHYCAVGLWDREREGFKQVNTAVDDEYPGGGEGAEDLPPVFNVGFRFDEPMDRNVEAENLLPRLAAMGLDLPGTLLGELQEPQRLLGRVQGIGDALGDTIRDPLGGNPFDPLGLADDVSDVFGDLDGYPRVFGHGNWRETGQAFALRDRDISAFHADIDFGKLADAVTERELPTGGYHSFLYPSRHEFDHDGVDPHRNVFYGRLQPYSAYIPEDYDHDDPEPAPLALLLHSLGCCYNQYATFMPNYVKGFAEEYGAIVMTPQARGPALWYQRQAELDVFEAMRDLRGRYEVDMDRVTVSGYSMGGYGVHLLTGKHPDVFARGFSIVGTPSEDPLEGPTNSMLETPAEIMTGLFGGEDGGDLITVFGDKPEDALRLTDNLRHVPMLLWNGVVDPLVPILGPANYARRMDEFDYRHRIDVFPGGTHMILAACDEWSGGPEYVAEGHREAEPKRVTYKHVPEFDYPEFGLVHDGAYWVDGITAHEEFSSGRVDAITLAEGYEAPHVKHFNWTGSQPQPHVTRGVEWVDPDEVDGDGERNLADDDERDGHERYAPANALNITCWGVEEVTVHMEGAKLDPTEELRIDYRASNETTVVLASAEGEREVTLPEDRDGATTTVDPIA; translated from the coding sequence ATGACCGAGCACGACGTGGCCCAGCCGGCCACGGATGGTGGGACTGCGGATGCGGATGCGGACGCGGACACCGGGGACGGCACGGCGCCGGAGCCGGCGCCCGCACAGGACCGACGCGACGACTTCGTGCCCGAGGGGATGCCGCGACCGGGTCCGGACGCGCTGTACGGGGAGAATCCGACGCCGCCGGTGCTGCAGAACGGGCCGGGCTGGGAGGCCGAGCCGCTGCTCGTCTCCGGTACCGACGCGTACGCCGACGGGGAGTACCTCTACCAGGACTACGTCTTCGACGACCACGGCGCCGACGTGACGCCGATGTACGCCGAGCCACCCGAGGGGGCGAAAGCGGTCGGCGGGGTCTACCAGCAGCCGACGGGCGACTACTACTACCCACGCGACGAGGACCGCTACGCGTACAACGCCGCCGACCTCGTGGAGTTCCGCGCCCGACCGACGGACGAGGGTGTCGCCTACCGCATCACGCTGAACACGATGCGCACCGAGGACGCCGCGGCGGTCGCCATCGGCATCGACACCTCCGGCGAGGGGGCCCCCGAGCGCGGCACGACCGACTGGGGCTACGGCCTCGGCAAGCTGGGCGCCCCAGTCGACCACACGCTCGTGACGTGGGGGACCGGCGCCGAACTCGACGGCGAGCCCCTCTCGGAGGAGCGGGTCGTCGTCGACACGGACCGCAACCAGATCGAGGTCGAGGTTCCGCTCGAGCCGGGCACGGAGACCTGGCGCCACTACTGCGCCGTCGGGCTCTGGGACCGCGAGCGCGAGGGGTTCAAGCAGGTGAACACGGCCGTCGACGACGAGTACCCGGGCGGCGGCGAGGGGGCCGAGGACCTCCCACCCGTGTTCAACGTCGGCTTCCGCTTCGACGAGCCGATGGACCGGAACGTCGAAGCCGAGAACCTCCTCCCGCGGCTGGCGGCGATGGGGCTGGACCTGCCCGGCACGCTCCTCGGGGAGTTGCAGGAGCCCCAGCGCCTGCTCGGCCGCGTGCAGGGCATCGGCGATGCGCTGGGCGACACCATCCGTGACCCGCTCGGCGGGAACCCGTTCGACCCGCTCGGCCTGGCCGACGACGTGAGCGACGTCTTCGGCGACCTCGACGGCTACCCACGCGTGTTCGGCCACGGCAACTGGCGCGAGACCGGCCAGGCGTTCGCGCTCCGTGACCGCGACATCTCCGCGTTCCACGCCGATATCGACTTCGGCAAACTGGCCGACGCGGTGACCGAGCGTGAACTCCCGACGGGTGGGTACCACAGCTTCCTCTATCCCTCGCGCCACGAGTTCGACCACGACGGCGTCGACCCCCACCGGAACGTCTTCTACGGCCGCCTCCAGCCGTACAGCGCCTACATCCCCGAGGACTACGACCACGACGACCCCGAGCCGGCGCCGCTGGCGCTCCTGTTGCACTCGCTGGGTTGCTGTTACAACCAGTACGCGACGTTCATGCCCAACTACGTGAAGGGGTTCGCCGAGGAGTACGGCGCCATCGTGATGACCCCACAGGCCCGCGGCCCGGCGCTGTGGTACCAGCGCCAGGCCGAGCTCGACGTGTTCGAGGCGATGCGGGACCTCCGCGGGCGGTACGAGGTCGACATGGACCGGGTGACGGTGTCGGGCTACTCGATGGGCGGCTACGGTGTTCACCTCCTCACTGGGAAGCACCCGGACGTGTTCGCGCGGGGCTTCTCCATCGTCGGCACCCCCTCCGAGGACCCACTGGAGGGGCCGACGAACAGCATGCTGGAGACACCCGCGGAGATCATGACGGGCCTGTTCGGCGGCGAGGACGGCGGCGACCTCATCACCGTCTTCGGCGACAAGCCCGAGGACGCACTCCGCCTGACCGACAACCTCCGGCACGTCCCGATGCTGCTGTGGAACGGGGTCGTGGACCCGCTCGTGCCCATCCTCGGCCCGGCGAACTACGCCCGCCGGATGGACGAGTTCGACTATCGGCACCGCATCGACGTGTTCCCCGGCGGGACACACATGATACTGGCCGCGTGCGACGAGTGGAGCGGCGGCCCGGAGTACGTCGCCGAGGGCCACCGCGAGGCCGAACCGAAGCGGGTCACGTACAAACACGTCCCCGAGTTCGACTACCCCGAGTTCGGCCTGGTCCACGACGGGGCCTACTGGGTGGACGGCATCACCGCTCACGAGGAGTTCTCCAGCGGCCGCGTCGACGCCATCACGCTGGCCGAGGGGTACGAAGCGCCACACGTGAAGCATTTCAACTGGACCGGGAGCCAGCCCCAGCCCCACGTCACCCGCGGCGTCGAGTGGGTCGACCCGGACGAGGTGGACGGGGACGGCGAGCGCAACCTCGCCGACGACGACGAGCGCGACGGCCACGAGCGCTACGCGCCCGCCAACGCCCTCAACATCACGTGCTGGGGGGTCGAGGAGGTCACGGTCCACATGGAGGGGGCGAAGCTCGACCCCACCGAGGAGCTGCGCATCGACTACCGCGCGAGCAACGAGACGACGGTCGTCCTCGCCAGTGCCGAGGGCGAGCGCGAGGTCACGCTTCCCGAGGACCGCGACGGCGCGACCACGACGGTCGACCCCATCGCGTGA
- the mutS gene encoding DNA mismatch repair protein MutS, with protein sequence MDPEELTPMLSQYYELCARYEDSLVLFQVGDFYETFCEAAETTARLCEITLTKREDSTGRYPMAGIPIDSAESYIETLLDAGYRVAVADQVEAPEEASGCVERAVTRVVTPGTLTETELLRGADNNFVAALAVEDDADGVAGGRTYGLALLDVSTGDFYATGLRSLDAVADEAGRFVPSEVVVGPAVEAPDVREAFPAEAMVTRYDPVAFETAVARERVGTYFSEESDSLASAAETRSCGALLAYAEYTRGGYQEGAGAVDDGEVDETGLDPGDVPAEPRLDYLNHLTRYDPREYMLLDAVAVRSLELFEPRHVHGAAGTALADVLDETACALGRRELTDWLRRPLLDTERIEARQDAVEEFLTDVRTRERLHERLADVYDIERLVARVSRSRANARDLRSLHDTLAVVPDLRDALADAESEPVRRLRERLDPVADVREAIATAVREDPPPELTEGGVVREGYDDRLDELRATEREGKQWIDDLEASERERTGVDSLKVGHNQVHGYYIEVTKANLDAVPEEYQRRQTLKNAERFVTPDLKEREDEILRAEDRADDLEYELFRELRGDVAAEAERIQGLASALADLDALVALATVAAEHGYTRPEVGADRFDIEAGRHPVVERAEERFVPNGTDLDPGTIAVITGPNMSGKSTYMRQVALISVLAQVGSFVPARAARLPVVDRVFTRVGASDDIAGGRSTFMVEMTEVADILRAATSRSLVLLDEVGRGTSTADGFALARAVTEYLHDEVGATVLFATHHHDLTELAAELPEAVNRHFPATERDGEVVFRHDLQPGASTASYGVEVADAAGVPEQVVERAHELLARETGGGRPEGGDSGGAAAGFGASGGSASGGTGGSSTNAPVSGGTGTVSGDGGHDVERLVAELDAVDLGNTTPLEALNQLSELKRLLDESE encoded by the coding sequence ATGGACCCCGAGGAGCTGACGCCGATGCTGAGCCAGTACTACGAGCTCTGTGCCCGCTACGAGGACTCGCTCGTCCTGTTCCAGGTGGGCGACTTCTACGAGACGTTCTGCGAGGCGGCCGAGACCACCGCGCGGCTCTGCGAGATCACGCTCACCAAGCGCGAGGACTCCACCGGCCGGTATCCGATGGCCGGCATCCCCATCGACAGCGCCGAGAGCTACATCGAGACGCTGCTGGATGCGGGCTACCGCGTCGCCGTCGCGGACCAGGTCGAGGCCCCCGAGGAGGCGTCGGGCTGTGTCGAACGGGCCGTCACCAGGGTGGTCACGCCGGGCACCCTCACCGAGACGGAACTCCTGCGGGGCGCGGACAACAACTTCGTCGCGGCGCTGGCCGTCGAGGATGACGCCGACGGCGTCGCGGGCGGCCGCACGTACGGCCTCGCGCTGCTTGACGTGTCGACGGGTGACTTCTACGCGACCGGCCTGCGCTCGCTGGACGCGGTCGCCGACGAGGCCGGCCGGTTCGTTCCCAGCGAGGTCGTCGTCGGCCCCGCGGTCGAGGCGCCAGACGTTCGCGAGGCGTTCCCCGCGGAGGCGATGGTGACCCGCTATGACCCGGTCGCGTTCGAGACGGCGGTCGCCCGCGAGCGCGTGGGGACCTACTTCTCGGAGGAAAGCGACTCGCTCGCGAGCGCGGCCGAGACCCGCTCGTGCGGCGCCCTGCTCGCGTACGCCGAGTACACCCGCGGCGGGTACCAGGAGGGCGCCGGCGCCGTCGACGACGGCGAGGTCGATGAGACGGGGCTGGACCCCGGCGACGTGCCCGCGGAGCCGCGACTGGACTACCTCAACCACCTCACCCGGTACGACCCCCGCGAGTACATGCTGCTGGATGCGGTCGCGGTCCGGTCGCTGGAGCTGTTCGAGCCCCGGCACGTCCACGGCGCCGCCGGGACCGCACTCGCGGACGTGCTGGACGAGACGGCCTGTGCGCTCGGGCGGCGAGAACTGACGGACTGGCTCCGGCGGCCGCTGCTCGATACGGAGCGCATCGAGGCGCGCCAGGACGCCGTCGAGGAGTTCCTGACCGACGTCCGCACCCGCGAACGGTTGCACGAGCGGCTGGCCGACGTCTACGACATCGAGCGGCTCGTCGCACGCGTCTCGCGGAGTCGGGCGAATGCCCGGGACCTCCGGTCGCTCCACGACACGCTCGCGGTCGTCCCCGACCTCCGGGACGCCCTCGCGGACGCCGAGAGCGAGCCGGTCCGCCGGCTTCGGGAGCGGCTCGACCCCGTGGCCGACGTGCGCGAGGCCATCGCCACCGCCGTCCGGGAGGACCCGCCACCGGAACTGACCGAGGGCGGCGTCGTCCGGGAGGGGTACGACGACCGGCTGGACGAGCTGCGCGCGACCGAGCGCGAGGGCAAGCAGTGGATCGACGACCTCGAAGCGAGCGAGCGCGAGCGGACCGGCGTCGACTCGCTGAAGGTCGGGCACAACCAGGTCCACGGCTACTACATCGAGGTGACGAAGGCGAACCTCGATGCGGTTCCCGAGGAGTACCAGCGCCGGCAGACGCTGAAGAACGCCGAACGGTTCGTCACGCCCGACCTGAAGGAGCGCGAGGACGAGATTCTCCGCGCCGAGGACCGCGCCGACGACCTGGAGTACGAGCTGTTCCGCGAGTTGCGCGGCGACGTCGCGGCCGAGGCCGAGCGCATCCAGGGGCTCGCGTCGGCGCTCGCGGACCTCGACGCGCTGGTGGCGCTGGCGACGGTCGCGGCCGAACACGGCTACACGCGCCCCGAGGTCGGCGCCGACCGCTTCGACATCGAGGCCGGTCGCCACCCCGTCGTCGAGCGCGCCGAGGAGCGGTTCGTCCCGAACGGGACCGACCTCGACCCCGGCACCATCGCCGTCATTACGGGCCCGAACATGAGCGGGAAGTCGACGTACATGCGCCAGGTCGCGCTCATCAGCGTGCTGGCGCAGGTCGGGTCGTTCGTGCCCGCCCGCGCGGCCCGACTGCCCGTCGTTGACCGCGTGTTCACCCGCGTCGGCGCCAGCGACGATATCGCGGGCGGGCGCTCGACGTTCATGGTCGAGATGACCGAGGTGGCCGACATCCTCCGCGCCGCCACGTCGCGCTCGCTCGTCCTGCTGGACGAGGTGGGCCGGGGCACCTCGACCGCCGACGGCTTCGCGCTCGCCCGGGCCGTCACGGAGTACCTCCACGACGAGGTGGGCGCGACGGTCCTGTTCGCCACCCATCATCACGACCTGACCGAACTCGCCGCCGAGTTGCCCGAGGCCGTCAATCGCCACTTCCCGGCGACCGAGCGCGACGGCGAGGTCGTCTTCCGCCACGACCTCCAGCCCGGCGCGTCGACCGCCTCCTACGGCGTGGAGGTGGCGGACGCCGCCGGGGTGCCCGAACAGGTGGTCGAGCGCGCACACGAACTGCTGGCGCGGGAGACTGGTGGTGGGCGGCCCGAGGGCGGTGACTCCGGGGGCGCAGCGGCCGGGTTCGGTGCCTCCGGGGGGTCGGCTTCAGGTGGAACGGGGGGGTCGTCCACGAACGCTCCCGTTTCGGGTGGAACTGGCACCGTCTCCGGCGACGGCGGCCACGATGTCGAGCGGCTGGTCGCGGAACTGGACGCCGTCGACCTCGGGAACACGACGCCGCTGGAGGCGCTGAACCAGCTGTCCGAGCTGAAGCGGCTGCTAGATGAGTCGGAGTAG
- a CDS encoding DUF5615 family PIN-like protein produces MTAARLLLDEHVGRVFERLLHERGHDVDQAKDRFGEHTSDTELLEWCGEHGRVLLTNNAKDFERLHREHDHAGILLYYEQTLPDTDPEGLARAVDAVFDQYGTDGVENELVELDEWHDWLQR; encoded by the coding sequence GTGACGGCGGCGCGGCTTCTCCTCGACGAACACGTCGGTCGCGTCTTCGAGCGGCTACTCCACGAGCGGGGGCACGACGTCGACCAGGCCAAGGACCGCTTCGGTGAACACACGAGCGACACCGAACTGCTGGAGTGGTGTGGCGAGCACGGCAGAGTTCTCCTGACGAACAACGCGAAGGATTTCGAGCGCCTGCACCGCGAGCACGACCACGCGGGAATACTGCTGTACTACGAGCAGACGCTCCCGGACACCGACCCAGAGGGGCTTGCTCGTGCGGTTGACGCGGTCTTCGACCAGTACGGAACGGACGGCGTCGAGAACGAGCTCGTCGAACTCGACGAGTGGCACGACTGGCTCCAGCGGTAG
- a CDS encoding DUF433 domain-containing protein: MSITRDEDVLGGEPRIEGTRVGVRHIAARVIDGGQSPAYVADQLDLSLAVVYESLSYYYEHIDEMREFERENSDAFERVRESSLKPKEPVQ; encoded by the coding sequence ATGAGCATCACTCGTGACGAGGATGTCCTCGGCGGCGAACCCCGCATCGAGGGAACACGCGTCGGAGTTCGCCACATCGCGGCACGGGTGATCGATGGCGGCCAGTCCCCCGCGTACGTCGCCGACCAGCTGGACCTCTCGCTGGCAGTGGTCTACGAGTCACTCTCGTACTACTACGAGCACATCGACGAGATGCGGGAGTTCGAACGGGAGAACAGCGACGCGTTCGAGCGCGTCCGGGAATCGTCGCTGAAACCGAAAGAACCAGTGCAGTGA